A genome region from Gadus chalcogrammus isolate NIFS_2021 chromosome 7, NIFS_Gcha_1.0, whole genome shotgun sequence includes the following:
- the si:dkey-250d21.1 gene encoding uncharacterized protein si:dkey-250d21.1 — MQSKMTDCCAATNCGSDQGKTDSDVTLFSFPSDPDRCKQWLDNCHRPDLASKGPEELHKLYKLCAKHFEPSLISHEGTSDFVLKEDAVPTVFEDTEPSTIPTTTDRKRAGDPLEEEPASVKKSKENTESHEVHEESEVSGQNSTTCVSLPRDDPMQEDTAGSKARESLKVYFKEVLALTGFSINGTNIDEPMMQLGESRGRPELNPICVEKIDQKEILQFSEDLMRDEIQNSLQMARFFSILLQDATNMEGKEQIPVFVRSVTVEGFPQKHLIGFLPCELDTENLFYTLLTELRNKWGLRMEHCRGLSYLVTGGMCQKIRDLTCRILQEFPQVVLSPSDPYVFNIWIIRCMPVPFIQSVTDAVEEVAGLIRRTPELSQRLEGKIQMTYGHVKGRVDGIKEACRGNWEYRTDAFQTMLDILEPFLNVINEVISKVDEDTAEQLAKLRPTLKNFNFIVTLVVLKNTLCCVSILNSSLRGIISISSTLQYTISNALKLVTKYQQEIAIFHRKWFGDAMGRAKKLGVEVTVPEPSLAALAADSATATDTPLEDMFRENLSRPILQYLVAEVKRVFSVEMVRILRWLSLVPSYMADHNFSIRRDKVADANLNNLARPDTFYEELGCWELKWRHASKRRILPTTVFATLKIQDIGFYPNVQSLLRVLGTVPCVNAEADVYGQYNMVLERCQFYLKGTPPELRRCHLAYVFVNQDVHFNVEQMVETYAKTHPEIMQLLQTENAVKAKQPKAVANDGNHVEKDNEDESKPMTIEMEGEKLVELKCAETDREALKSALQAAVTAAYNSQSRQNTEVSAEQESEVSKYVSKSEMKEVLNVCENTVRDGILLEVGSSFFSLFIDRVVTLGEKDYLPLFLRFVDSFDVMRLELMGFAEADLECDAMVERLLEILTVEWRLDLKYCRGQAYLGSGDISYKLKAFACKVQEKSPLAISTHSSCYSFNTWWSKTIPVPAITKALEVFEEVLVFFGSSSLLEKQVDHVIAYGLRESYEKVQELQGKFCSLWQEKHDSYEVFVQIMEPLVECLEKIKNNPQRWKESLSEQAGSLLRKIMDFDFIIAMVILKNTSSFTKELSAGLQKDHFSAASQLCQISGILATLSRVKTNMKVFHQNWFDEACAVAQSLRVQVEEPECPGQPRDAARKPLGYFKDALSVPLMDNLMTAVKDHFSEDHKEALNFLSLVPCSVTVSYMFESLKSKPPLYSTDLPDADNFFTELCCWRVKWKTKVTLTIPDTIFHTLRLPVMQYFGNINTLLRIMSVLPSTALEDCGAKMRHKLFQEFLKNTEPKDRTPCLAMLQVGTDFNRDLDRMVTQCLKVTPQTLEGICLDKESKTLMKNSENNMEVDHLKDEAEEVVVQPPVDATDEQPAEENGHTGDNQQSLETVFRLAAQLAKKNGALAEITTDETESIVQELGLCRWLGADGRGKLNMGETEIAMLLTKGIRDVIRDVILQEIQESPFFSLITDRPVRVADGSHLPVFVRYVGGSAPKVELLGFLPFDESSVDDDGQAKALAKILTEDWGLPMSQCRGQAYMRSGSGCQSLKIMALDFLKSYPLSVVTPSESCGLAYWLAGCVPCPPVTRMLDVAEDLLRFFDRSPGLEAQLAQAVDGLLNAPMEALEESPETCCSRWKRRDDFFDALADTLEGVLSCLDAVGAAASVGTTALYAQVLATAVRSMDFIVALVILRNACAPLRNCSTVFRCGNPADIIGEAEKIPQIIEALSKMLENIGAVHGPWFEHAFQLASKLGPEQVCFPEEASNYESVEIYYRETLSIPVLKCLIEEMKHSFSESHLQALSVLSLLPSCNPQSSLESTDKPFGAYLTDLTDPDTAEMEINAWAVAWREKYQEAAPPASISETLLHPEALSHPTVTSLLRLVAVLPSVSIECDLMRSSLNAMRDLLEATVCRGSRTERVMLLMHQQTLRRLPELIQRCMEMDPESRPCLAQVLETFRGLKLIKGAAIVESMEEEPSGPAVADPPADAVAAPQEGNGVPLQEALPEALPGPRGPVSFYGPQLREEMLKELWDSQFFTIIMEQAAEVDGELYVPLCLRYLNKEDIQCEETLAFIPCHADAGALADAVETALSEKWGLNMAYCRGLALLSVGQAGAQMRAVCASLAAKYPQAVRAVSSAVSLNVWLARSSPVPEAADAAALTENLLTWFTADARRQNRLEDAILGAFPRDEARGHELRDKLVKSWERSHDMQELTAELLEPLMLCLNDLKDEGEGGGAAERRQAGEFFDAVRRFEFLFATVVGKHVLAATGKLSASLQGKPLDMLLAVDTLPDLTEALGKLRCDVDVLHKAWFQEAVALAARLQVPTLHPVLLEPLSDFYAESVSGRAIEHSVAEVADLFAEKVLDTLRALEIVPYAMSRVETPTLGGLLFRLYSEDLPDKVSLFQEIKSWKEKWLDPLAGYLPTTVLDTLKTSQIRSFSNIETLLRLQVVLPFSRKESSFRVGKRSLQAFMQQQKRSLAELHPL; from the exons ATGCAGTCCAAGATgactgactgctgtgctgcgaCGAACTGTGGGTCTGACCAGGGGAAAACGGATTCAGATGTAACCCTTTTCAGTTTTCCTTCGGACCCTGACCG CTGTAAACAATGGCTGGACAACTGCCATCGTCCAGACTTGGCATCAAAAGGTCCTGAAGAGTTGCATAAACTCTACAAACTTTGTGCCAAACACTTTGAGCCCTCCTTAATTTCCCATGAG GGGACTTCCGATTTTGTGTTGAAGGAAGATGCAGTTCCGACAGTGTTTGAAGACACAGAACCATCAACCATTCCAACAACCACCGATAGAAAACGAGCTGGTGATCCT CTTGAGGAGGAACCTGCTTCTGTCAAGAAATCAAAAG aAAATACCGAATCCCATGAGGTCCATGAAGAGTCTGAGGTATCCGGACAAAACAGCACAACGTGTGTATCCCTACCACGAGATGATCCGATGCAAGAGGACACGGCGGGCTCCAAAGCCCGAGAGTCTCTCAAAGTCTATTTCAAGGAAGTCCTTGCTCTAACCGGGTTCAGCATCAATGGCACGAATATAGATGAACCGATGATGCAGCTGGGAGAATCCCGGGGCAGGCCGGAACTCAATCCGATCTGTGTGGAGAAAATCGACCAGAAAGAGATCCTCCAGTTCAGCGAGGACCTCATGCGTGACGAGATCCAGAACAGCCTGCAAATGGCGCGCTTCTTCTCCATCCTGCTGCAGGACGCCACCAACATGGAGGGCAAGGAGCAGATCCCGGTGTTTGTACGCTCCGTCACGGTCGAGGGCTTCCCCCAGAAGCACCTCATCGGCTTCCTCCCCTGCGAGTTGGACACAGAGAACCTGTTTTACACTCTTCTCACGGAGCTGCGGAACAAGTGGGGCCTGAGGATGGAGCATTGCCGCGGGCTCTCCTACCTGGTGACCGGCGGCATGTGCCAGAAGATCAGGGACCTCACCTGCAGGATCCTCCAGGAGTTCCCACAGGTGGTGCTCTCTCCCAGCGACCCCTACGTCTTCAACATCTGGATCATCCGCTGCATGCCGGTCCCCTTCATCCAGAGTGTCACGGACGCCGTCGAGGAGGTGGCCGGGCTCATCAGGAGAACGCCGGAGCTCAGCCAGAGGCTTGAGGGCAAGATCCAGATGACGTACGGGCACGTGAAGGGCCGGGTGGACGGCATCAAGGAGGCCTGCCGGGGGAACTGGGAGTACCGCACGGACGCCTTCCAGACCATGCTGGACATCCTGGAGCCGTTCCTCAACGTCATCAACGAAGTGATCTCCAAGGTGGACGAGGACACCGCCGAGCAACTGGCCAAGCTCCGGCCCACGCTGAAGAACTTCAACTTCATCGTCACCCTGGTGGTCCTGAAGAACACCCTTTGTTGCGTGAGCATACTGAACTCGAGTCTCAGGGgcatcatcagcatcagcagcacATTGCAGTACACCATCTCCAACGCCTTAAAGCTGGTCACCAAGTACCAGCAGGAGATCGCCATTTTCCACCGGAAGTGGTTTGGCGACGCGATGGGCCGGGCCAAGAAGCTCGGCGTGGAGGTCACGGTGCCCGAGCCCTCGCTTGCCGCGCTGGCGGCGGACAGCGCGACCGCCACCGACACCCCCCTGGAGGACATGTTCCGCGAGAACCTGAGCCGGCCCATCCTGCAGTATCTGGTGGCGGAGGTCAAGCGGGTGTTCAGCGTGGAGATGGTGCGCATCCTCCGGTGGCTGTCTCTGGTGCCGTCGTACATGGCGGACCACAACTTCAGCATCCGCCGGGACAAGGTGGCGGACGCCAACCTGAACAACCTCGCCCGGCCGGACACCTTCTACGAGGAGCTGGGCTGCTGGGAGCTCAAGTGGAGACACGCCAGCAAGCGTCGGATCCTGCCCACCACCGTGTTTGCCACTCTGAAGATCCAAGACATCGGCTTCTACCCCAACGTGCAGAGTCTGCTGAGGGTCTTGGGCACCGTCCCCTGCGTGAACGCCGAGGCCGACGTCTACGGCCAGTACAACATGGTCCTGGAGAGATGTCAATTCTACCTCAAAGGCACACCGCCGGAGCTGAGACGATGCCATTTGGCATACGTGTTTGTGAACCAAGACGTGCACTTCAACGTGGAGCAGATGGTCGAGACCTATGCGAAAACCCATCCGGAAATCATGCAGTTGTTACAAACG GAAAATGCAGTTAAAGCAAAGCAACCCAAAG CAGTTGCAAATGATGGAAACCATGTGGAAAAGGACAACGAAGACGAGTCGAAACCGATGACCATAGAAATGGAGGGCGAAAAACTGGTCGAGCTGAAGTGTGCCGAGACCGACCGAGAGGCGCTCAAGTCCGCCCTTCAGGCAGCGGTGACCGCCGCATACAACAGCCAGAGCCGGCAAAACACCGAAGTCTCCGCCGAACAAGAAAGCGAGGTGTCCAAGTACGTGTCCAAGTCGGAGATGAAGGAGGTCCTGAACGTTTGCGAGAACACGGTCCGGGACGGCATCCTACTGGAGGTGGGGAGCTCCTTCTTCTCCCTGTTCATCGACCGCGTGGTGACGCTCGGGGAGAAGGACTACCTCCCGCTCTTCCTGAGGTTCGTGGACAGCTTTGACGTCATGCGCTTGGAGCTGATGGGGTTCGCCGAGGCCGACCTCGAGTGCGACGCCATGGTCGAGCGCCTGTTGGAGATCCTCACCGTGGAGTGGCGCCTGGATCTGAAGTACTGCCGGGGCCAGGCCTACCTGGGCTCCGGGGACATATCCTACAAGCTGAAGGCCTTTGCGTGCAAGGTCCAAGAGAAGTCCCCGCTGGCGATAAGCACACACAGCTCCTGCTACTCCTTCAACACGTGGTGGTCCAAGACGATCCCGGTGCCGGCCATCACCAAAGCCCTCGAGGTGTTTGAGGAGGTGCTCGTGTTTTTCGGTAGCAGCTCGCTGCTTGAGAAGCAGGTCGACCACGTCATCGCCTACGGCCTCAGGGAAAGCTACGAGAAGGTCCAAGAGTTGCAAGGGAAGTTCTGCTCCCTGTGGCAAGAGAAGCACGACTCTTATGAAGTCTTTGTCCAAATAATGGAGCCTCTGGTTGAGTGTCTGGAGAAGATCAAAAACAACCCGCAGCGATGGAAGGAATCATTGTCCGAACAAGCGGGCTCGCTGCTCCGGAAGATAATGGACTTTGATTTCATCATCGCCATGGTGATCCTGAAAAACACCTCGTCCTTCACCAAGGAGCTCAGCGCGGGCCTGCAGAAGGACCACTTCAGCGCCGCCTCCCAGCTGTGTCAGATCAGCGGCATCCTGGCTACCCTGAGCCGGGTGAAGACCAACATGAAGGTGTTCCACCAGAACTGGTTTGACGAGGCCTGCGCCGTGGCCCAGAGCCTCCGGGTCCAGGTGGAGGAGCCCGAGTGCCCCGGCCAGCCCCGGGACGCGGCCAGGAAGCCCCTGGGCTACTTCAAGGACGCCCTGAGCGTGCCCCTCATGGACAACCTCATGACGGCCGTGAAGGACCACTTCTCCGAGGACCACAAGGAGGCGCTCAACTTCCTGTCGCTGGTGCCCTGCTCGGTCACCGTCAGCTACATGTTCGAGAGCCTGAAGTCGAAGCCGCCGCTGTACAGCACGGACCTGCCCGACGCCGACAACTTCTTCACAGAGCTGTGCTGCTGGCGGGTGAAGTGGAAGACCAAGGTGACCCTCACCATCCCCGACACCATCTTCCACACGCTGCGGCTGCCCGTCATGCAGTACTTTGGCAACATCAACACCCTTCTGAGGATCATGTCGGTGCTGCCCAGCACGGCGCTGGAGGACTGCGGCGCCAAGATGCGGCACAAGTTGTTCCAGGAGTTCCTGAAGAACACGGAGCCCAAGGACCGCACCCCGTGTCTGGCCATGCTCCAGGTGGGCACCGACTTCAACCGGGACCTGGACCGCATGGTCACCCAGTGCCTGAAGGTCACCCCTCAGACTCTAGAGGGCATCTGTCTG gaTAAGGAATCCAAAACGTTAATGAAGAACTCTGAAAATAACATGGAAG TTGACCATCTAAAAGATGAGGCCGAGGAGGTTGTGGTCCAGCCACCTGTCGACGCCACGGACGAGCAACCAGCCGAAGAGAACGGCCACACCGGGGACAACCAGCAGAGTCTGGAGACGGTGTTCCGCCTGGCCGCGCAGCTGGCCAAGAAGAACGGCGCCCTGGCCGAGATCACCACAGACGAAACGGAGAGCATCGTCCAGGAGCTGGGCCTGTGTCGCTGGCTCGGTGCCGACGGCCGAGGCAAACTCAACATGGGGGAGACGGAAATAGCCATGCTGTTGACGAAAGGGATCCGCGACGTGATCCGCGACGTGATCCTTCAGGAGATACAGGAGTCCCCCTTCTTCTCCCTCATCACCGACCGGCCCGTCAGAGTCGCCGACGGGAGCCATTTGCCCGTCTTCGTCCGGTACGTCGGCGGATCGGCCCCGAAAGTGGAGCTCCTCGGCTTCCTGCCTTTCGACGAGTCCTCCGTCGACGACGACGGACAAGCGAAGGCCCTCGCTAAGATTCTGACTGAGGACTGGGGCCTGCCGATGTCCCAGTGCCGCGGACAGGCCTATATGCGGTCGGGCTCCGGCTGCCAGAGTCTGAAGATCATGGCTCTGGATTTCCTGAAGAGCTACCCGCTGTCGGTCGTCACGCCAAGCGAGTCCTGCGGCCTGGCCTACTGGCTGGCCGGATGCGTGCCTTGCCCCCCGGTGACCAGGATGCTGGACGTGGCGGAGGACCTGCTGCGCTTCTTCGACAGGTCCCCGGGCCTGGAGGCGCAGCTGGCGCAGGCGGTCGACGGGCTGCTCAACGCCCCCATGGAGGCGCTGGAGGAGAGCCCCGAGACCTGCTGCTCGCGCTGGAAGAGGCGGGACGACTTCTTCGACGCCCTCGCCGACACGCTGGAGGGCGTCCTCAGCTGCCTCGACGCGGTCGGCGCCGCCGCCTCCGTCGGCACCACGGCGCTCTACGCCCAGGTGCTGGCGACGGCGGTGCGCAGCATGGACTTCATCGTGGCCCTGGTGATCCTCAGGAACGCCTGCGCCCCGCTCCGCAACTGCAGCACCGTCTTCCGCTGCGGCAACCCGGCGGACATCATCGGCGAGGCGGAGAAGATCCCCCAGATCATCGAGGCGCTGAGCAAGATGCTGGAGAACATCGGCGCCGTGCACGGGCCCTGGTTCGAGCACGCCTTCCAGCTGGCCTCCAAGTTGGGGCCCGAGCAGGTGTGCTTCCCCGAGGAGGCCAGCAACTACGAGTCGGTGGAGATCTACTATCGGGAGACCCTGAGCATCCCCGTGCTCAAGTGCCTCATCGAGGAGATGAAGCACAGCTTCTCGGAGAGCCACCTGCAGGCCCTCTCGGTGCTCTCCCTGCTGCCCTCGTGCAACCCCCAGTCCAGCCTCGAGTCCACGGACAAGCCCTTCGGCGCGTACCTGACCGACCTCACGGACCCCGACACGGCGGAGATGGAGATCAACGCCTGGGCCGTGGCCTGGAGGGAGAAGTACCAGGAGGCCGCGCCGCCGGCGTCAATATCGGAGACGCTGCTCCACCCGGAGGCCCTGAGCCACCCCACCGTGACCTCCCTGCTGCGGCTGGTGGCGGTGCTGCCCAGCGTCAGCATCGAGTGCGACCTGATGAGGTCCAGCCTCAACGCCATGAGGGACCTGCTGGAGGCCACCGTGTGCAGGGGCAGCAGGACGGAGCGCGTGATGCTGCTCATGCACCAGCAGACGCTGCGGAGGCTGCCCGAGCTCATCCAGAGGTGCATGGAGATGGATCCCGAGAGCAGGCCATGTCTGGCCCAG GTCCTGGAAACCTTTCGAGGACTAAAGCTGATCAAAG GCGCTGCCATCGTTGAATCCATGGAAGAGGAACCGAGCGGCCCCGCAGTAGCGGACCCTCCCGCCGACGCCGTGGCGGCCCCCCAGGAGGGCAACGGCGTGCCGCTGCAGGAGGCCCTCCCGGAGGCCCTCCCGGGACCCCGCGGGCCCGTGTCCTTCTACGGGCCGCAGCTGCGCGAGGAGATGCTGAAGGAGCTGTGGGACTCGCAGTTCTTCACCATCATCATGGAGCAGGCGGCGGAGGTGGACGGCGAGCTCTACGTGCCGCTCTGCCTCCGCTACCTCAACAAGGAGGACATCCAGTGCGAGGAGACGCTGGCCTTCATCCCCTGCCACGCCGACGCCGGCGCCCTAGCGGACGCCGTGGAGACGGCGCTCTCCGAGAAGTGGGGGCTCAACATGGCGTACTGCCGGGGCCTGGCCCTGCTCAGCGTGGGCCAGGCGGGCGCCCAGATGCGGGCGGTGTGCGCGTCGCTCGCCGCCAAGTACCCGCAGGCGGTGCGCGCCGTCAGCTCGGCCGTGTCGCTCAACGTGTGGCTGGCGCGCTCCTCGCCGGTGCCGGAGGCGGCGGACGCCGCCGCGCTGACGGAGAACCTGCTGACGTGGTTCACGGCGGACGCGCGCCGGCAGAACAGGCTGGAGGACGCCATCCTCGGCGCCTTCCCCCGCGACGAGGCGCGGGGCCACGAGCTGCGGGACAAGCTGGTGAAGAGCTGGGAGCGGAGCCACGACATGCAGGAGCTGACGGCGGAGCTCCTAGAGCCTCTGATGCTCTGCCTGAACGACCTCAAGGACGAGGGCGAGGGCGGCGGCGCTGCCGAGCGGCGGCAGGCCGGCGAGTTCTTCGACGCCGTGCGCCGCTTCGAGTTCCTCTTCGCCACGGTGGTGGGCAAGCACGTGCTGGCCGCCACGGGCAAGCTGAGCGCGTCGCTGCAGGGCAAGCCCCTGGACATGCTGCTCGCCGTGGACACGCTGCCCGACCTCACCGAGGCCCTCGGCAAGCTGCGCTGCGACGTGGACGTCCTCCACAAGGCCTGGTTCCAGGAGGCCGTGGCCCTGGCCGCCCGGCTCCAGGTGCCCACGCTGCACCCCGTGCTGCTGGAGCCCCTGAGCGACTTTTACGCCGAGTCGGTCAGCGGCAGGGCGATCGAGCACTCGGTCGCCGAGGTGGCCGACCTGTTCGCCGAGAAGGTCCTGGACACCCTGCGGGCGCTGGAGATAGTGCCTTACGCCATGTCCCGGGTGGAGACGCCAACCCTCGGCGGCCTTCTGTTCCGCCTGTACAGCGAGGACCTGCCGGACAAAGTGTCTCTGTTTCAGGAGATCAAGTCGTGGAAGGAGAAGTGGCTGGACCCCTTGGCGGGGTACCTGCCCACCACCGTCCTGGACACGCTGAAGACGTCGCAGATCCGCAGCTTCAGCAACATCGAGACGCTGCTCAGACTGCAGGTGGTGCTGCCCTTCTCTCGCAAGGAGAGCTCCTTCAGGGTGGGCAAGAGGAGCCTGCAGGCGTtcatgcagcagcagaagaggTCGCTGGCCGAGCTGCATCCTCTGTGA
- the thap12a gene encoding THAP domain containing 12a, with translation MQYFCAAPNCATKKSNQHPLFRFPKDAERCKQWVDKCNHEDLNDKSPEQLYRYYRLCVKHFDPSSYESNATEYLSTVLKDDAIPSIFDVPSQPNSTQLKRNKAMAEIAERDIQMRKKVKKSQTETTTDPPEPSEEEGYKEYLKALFELLVLLGEQNIPVGGSLDTKEESMTSSNFVELLDYRMNAGEEALKKRWAEDKDGNLPTRLTELIDVCEKCVRSELLEEVGQNGFFSLITDEVVVISDEWHLPVFLRYVDKKNSQQETFLGFLNFEDEGDSVAGKLLSELTEKWGVKMEQCRAQSHSCSATHFSQVKDVVAKLKEQYPKAVITPRSTCPLNISLANTLGLTGVQLVMSTFKKIHSFFTDSTALQLELENAIAIFYPYKEEKANELKELCHTAWTTSGEAFEVAVDIIESLLLCVDSVHDNEDMRWNDQVIQDALEISKALADFEFIMSLVVLKSTLSLTRAFGANLQGSAEEAHFAADNFESVLQSVLEVAANIDVYHEFWYDEAVNLANAMEVPIRAPRCFTKRQGLAPGVTVLPDHYYKEHVSAPVLRHVVDELKELFGDEHLKALGSQSLIPGLRSKKAGEETEEGNLQMYKDDIPNAGTLSAELHCWWVKWKGPRGKGEALPESLGETLGLADLKFFPNVLAVLRLLGILPTLPLEEDCGLAYRRYRRYIKNTPDHCRSKSLALLNVNIDVNHDLDAMVQAYMKAYPEKKEKEKNKEPEKSTEPETEKL, from the exons ATGCAGTATTTCTGCGCTGCTCCTAACTGTGCGACCAAGAAATCGAACCAGCATCCCCTCTTCAGATTTCCAAAGGACGCTGAAAG ATGCAAACAGTGGGTTGACAAATGCAATCACGAGGACCTCAACGACAAATCGCCAGAACAGTTGTACAGATACTACAGACTTTGTGTCAAACACTTCGATCCTTCCTCTTATGAGAGTAACGCTACT GAGTATCTCAGTACAGTACTGAAGGACGATGCCATACCATCTATTTTTGATGTGCCAAGCCAACCTAATTCTACACAGCTGAAGCGCAATAAAGCAATG GCTGAAATTGCTGAAAGGGACATACAAATGAGGAAAA AAGTCAAAAAGTCCCAAACGGAGACGACCACAGATCCTCCGGAGCcctctgaggaggaggggtaCAAAGAGTACCTCAAAGCTTTGTTTGAATTACTCGTTCTGTTGGGGGAGCAAAACATTCCTGTCGGAGGATCTCTCGATACCAAAGAGGAGAGCATGACTTCGAGCAACTTTGTGGAGTTGCTTGACTACCGCATGAATGCCGGAGAGGAAGCCTTGAAGAAGAGATGGGCAGAGGATAAAGACGGCAATCTTCCTACTAGATTGACTGAGCTGATCGACGTGTGTGAGAAATGCGTTCGAAGTGAGCTTCTGGAAGAAGTTGGGCAAAATGGCTTCTTCTCATTAATCACGGACGAGGTGGTGGTTATTTCAGACGAGTGGCACTTGCCCGTCTTCCTGCGTTATgtggacaaaaaaaacagccaGCAGGAAACCTTTTTGGGTTTTCTGAATTTTGAGGATGAGGGAGACAGTGTGGCAGGAAAACTGCTCTCCGAGCTGACTGAAAAATGGGGTGTGAAAATGGAACAATGCAGAGCTCAGTCCCATTCCTGTTCCGCTACTCATTTTAGCCAAGTTAAAGATGTTGTTGCTAAGCTAAAGGAGCAGTACCCAAAGGCAGTCATCACACCAAGATCAACCTGCCCCTTAAACATCTCACTGGCCAACACTTTGGGTTTGACAGGAGTTCAGCTTGTCATGTCTACCTTCAAGaaaattcattcatttttcaccGATTCAACAGCTCTGCAATTAGAGTTGGAGAACGCCATTGCTATTTTCTATCCGTACAAGGAAGAGAAAGCCAATGAACTCAAAGAGCTCTGTCACACCGCTTGGACTACAAGCGGTGAGGCATTTGAGGTGGCAGTCGACATCATAGAGTCTCTCCTACTCTGTGTGGACAGCGTGCATGACAACGAAGACATGCGATGGAACGATCAGGTGATCCAGGATGCTCTGGAGATCTCCAAAGCGCTAGCTGACTTTGAGTTCATCATGAGCTTGGTGGTGCTGAAAAGCACCCTCTCGCTCACGCGCGCCTTCGGTGCCAACCTGCAGGGGTCAGCGGAGGAAGCTCATTTCGCGGCCGACAACTTCGAGTCGGTGCTGCAGTCGGTCCTCGAGGTGGCCGCCAACATCGACGTGTACCACGAGTTCTGGTACGACGAAGCGGTCAACCTGGCCAACGCCATGGAGGTCCCCATCAGGGCGCCGCGCTGCTTCACAAAGAGGCAGGGTTTGGCGCCCGGCGTGACCGTCCTGCCCGACCACTACTACAAGGAGCACGTCTCGGCCCCCGTGTTGAGGCACGTCGTGGACGAGCTGAAGGAGCTCTTCGGCGACGAGCACCTGAAGGCGCTGGGCAGCCAGTCGCTCATCCCCGGCCTTCGGAGCAAGAAGGCCGGGGAGGAAACCGAAGAGGGGAACCTGCAGATGTACAAGGACGACATCCCGAACGCTGGAACCCTCTCGGCCGAGCTGCACTGCTGGTGGGTCAAGTGGAAGGGCCCGAGGGGCAAGGGCGAGGCCCTCCCAGAGAGTCTCGGGGAGACGCTGGGCCTGGCCGACTTGAAGTTCTTCCCGAACGTGCTGGCCGTGCTGAGGTTGCTCGGGATACTGCCCACACTCCCTCTTGAGGAAGACTGTGGTCTGGCCTACAGGCGCTACCGGAGATACATCAAGAACACACCGGACCACTGCAGGTCCAAAAGCCTTGCTCTCCTAAATGTCAACATTGACGTTAATCATGACTTGGACGCCATGGTCCAGGCTTACATGAAGGCGTACccggagaagaaggagaaggagaagaacaaaGAACCAGAGAAGAGCACGGAACCAGAGACTGAGAAGCTTTAG